ACCGGTTCCGGCCAGGTCTCGGTTTGAATGCGTGCTTCGTCGCGCTGGCCTTTGCGCATGTCCAACGGCGGCTCGCGAAATTCCATGCCGAGCTTGTCCGGCGCTTCATCGACCGCCCAGCCCGGGCCTGGCGTCGCGATTTCAAGCAGCATGCCGTCGGGATCACGAAAATAAATCGATTCAAAATAATTACGAGGAAACGGGCCGGTCACGCGGATGCCGAGATCACTGAGTCGCCGCTTCCATTGCAACAAGCCGGTGCGATCATTCACGCTCA
The DNA window shown above is from Cytophagia bacterium CHB2 and carries:
- a CDS encoding glyoxalase, producing MSILGLHHITLVCSDAQRTVDFYTKVLGQRFVKRTVNFDDPGSYHLYFGDETGKPGTAITFFEWPFAPKGAAGIGGTHHFALSVNDRTGLLQWKRRLSDLGIRVTGPFPRNYFESIYFRDPDGMLLEIATPGPGWAVDEAPDKLGMEFREPPLDMRKGQRDEARIQTETWPEPV